One window of the Janthinobacterium sp. PAMC25594 genome contains the following:
- the nirB gene encoding nitrite reductase large subunit NirB, whose product MNHPLKIVVLGHGMVGHKFLERLSLENAPHLHVTVLCEEPRPAYDRVHLSEFFNGKSAEDLSLVAPGFFDKGNVVLKLNARAVSIDRGAKTVTASTGEVLAYDKLVFATGSTPFVPPLPGKERDGCFVYRTIEDLEAMLAWGAKSTTGVVIGGGLLGLECAKALRDLQLDTHVVEFAPRLMAVQVDEGGARVLRRKIEELGVTVHTQKNTLAIVDGVAATHRMQFADGSHLEADMIVFSAGIRPRDELARACGLDVGPRGGIAIDDRCLTSDPDIYAIGECALWGGLVFGLVAPGYEMARIAARHLLQEEGEASFKGADMSTKLKLMGVDVASLGDPHGNAPGSRSYQFMDERKQIYKKIVVSDCGKYLLGGVMVGDASEYGTLLQMMLNKIELPASPEFLILPQADGQQKVGLGVDALPESAQICSCNDVSKGALCAAVAEGATTIGALKSCTKAGTACGGCVSLVTQIMKAEMQKQGLMVNNHVCEHFAYSRQELHHLVRVGKIRSFAELLAAHGQGLGCDVCKPVAANILASCWNDFVLSPVHASLQDSNDYFLGNIQKDGTYSVVPRMPGGEVTADGLIAVGTVAKKYGLYTKITGGQRVDLFGARVEQLPAIWEELIAAGFESGHAYGKSLRTVKSCVGSTWCRYGVADSVGFAIQLENRYKGLRTPHKIKFGVSGCTRECAEAQGKDIGLIATEKGWNLYVCGNGGMKPRHAELIASDLDEATLVRYVDRFLMFYVRTADRLQRTSVWRDNLEGGLDYLKRVIIDDSLGLGAELEADMQHVVDTYACEWKEAVSNPAVRQRFRHFVNSEKNDENVVFVEERGQIRPATPIERRSSVIPILAVEA is encoded by the coding sequence ATGAACCATCCCTTGAAGATCGTCGTCCTCGGCCATGGCATGGTCGGGCACAAATTCCTCGAACGCCTGTCCCTGGAAAACGCGCCGCACCTGCACGTCACAGTCTTGTGCGAAGAACCGCGCCCCGCCTACGATCGCGTGCACCTGTCCGAATTTTTCAACGGCAAATCGGCCGAGGATCTCTCCCTGGTGGCGCCCGGCTTCTTCGACAAGGGCAACGTCGTCCTGAAACTGAATGCGCGGGCCGTGTCCATCGACCGCGGGGCGAAAACCGTCACGGCCAGCACGGGCGAAGTGCTGGCCTATGACAAACTGGTGTTCGCCACCGGCTCGACGCCGTTCGTGCCGCCGCTGCCGGGCAAAGAGCGCGATGGCTGCTTCGTCTACCGCACCATCGAAGACCTGGAAGCCATGCTGGCCTGGGGCGCCAAGTCCACCACGGGCGTGGTGATCGGCGGCGGGCTGCTGGGCCTCGAATGCGCGAAGGCCTTGCGCGATTTGCAGCTCGACACCCACGTGGTGGAATTCGCGCCGCGCCTGATGGCGGTGCAGGTCGATGAGGGCGGCGCGCGCGTCCTGCGCCGCAAGATCGAGGAACTGGGCGTGACCGTGCACACGCAAAAGAACACCCTGGCCATCGTCGACGGTGTAGCGGCCACGCACCGCATGCAGTTCGCTGACGGCAGCCACCTGGAAGCGGACATGATCGTCTTCTCGGCCGGCATCCGCCCCCGTGACGAACTGGCGCGCGCCTGCGGCCTGGACGTGGGGCCGCGCGGCGGCATCGCCATCGACGACCGCTGCCTCACCTCCGACCCCGACATTTATGCCATCGGCGAATGCGCGCTGTGGGGTGGCCTGGTGTTCGGCCTGGTGGCACCCGGCTACGAGATGGCGCGCATCGCGGCCCGCCACCTGTTGCAGGAAGAGGGCGAAGCCTCGTTCAAGGGCGCCGACATGAGCACCAAGCTCAAACTGATGGGCGTGGATGTGGCCAGCCTGGGCGACCCGCACGGCAATGCGCCGGGCAGCCGCTCCTATCAGTTCATGGACGAGCGCAAGCAGATCTACAAGAAGATCGTCGTCTCCGATTGCGGCAAATACCTGCTGGGCGGCGTGATGGTGGGCGACGCCAGCGAATACGGCACGCTCTTGCAGATGATGCTCAATAAAATCGAGCTGCCGGCATCCCCCGAGTTCCTGATCCTGCCGCAGGCGGACGGCCAGCAAAAGGTGGGCCTGGGCGTCGATGCCTTGCCCGAGTCGGCGCAAATCTGCTCGTGCAACGACGTCTCGAAAGGCGCGCTGTGCGCCGCCGTGGCCGAGGGCGCGACGACGATAGGCGCGCTCAAAAGCTGCACCAAGGCGGGCACCGCCTGCGGCGGCTGCGTGTCGCTGGTGACGCAGATCATGAAGGCGGAAATGCAGAAGCAGGGCCTGATGGTGAACAACCACGTGTGCGAGCACTTTGCGTACTCGCGCCAGGAGCTGCACCATCTGGTACGTGTCGGTAAAATCCGCAGCTTCGCAGAACTGCTGGCGGCGCATGGCCAGGGCCTGGGCTGTGATGTGTGCAAGCCCGTGGCGGCGAATATCCTCGCCTCGTGCTGGAACGATTTCGTGCTGTCGCCCGTGCACGCCAGCCTGCAGGACAGTAACGATTATTTTCTCGGCAATATCCAGAAGGATGGCACGTACTCGGTGGTGCCGCGCATGCCGGGCGGCGAAGTGACGGCCGACGGTTTGATCGCCGTCGGTACGGTGGCGAAAAAATACGGGCTATATACGAAGATCACGGGCGGCCAGCGGGTCGACCTGTTCGGCGCCCGCGTCGAGCAGTTGCCCGCCATCTGGGAAGAGCTGATCGCGGCCGGCTTCGAGTCGGGCCACGCCTACGGCAAGTCGCTGCGCACGGTCAAATCGTGCGTCGGCTCCACCTGGTGCCGCTACGGCGTGGCTGACAGCGTGGGTTTCGCCATTCAACTGGAAAACCGCTACAAGGGCTTGCGCACGCCGCACAAGATCAAGTTCGGCGTCTCCGGCTGCACGCGCGAATGCGCCGAGGCGCAGGGCAAGGACATCGGCCTGATCGCCACGGAAAAGGGCTGGAATTTGTACGTGTGCGGCAATGGCGGCATGAAGCCGCGCCATGCGGAACTGATCGCATCGGACCTTGATGAAGCCACCCTGGTGCGCTACGTCGACCGCTTCCTGATGTTTTATGTGCGCACGGCCGACCGCCTGCAGCGCACCAGCGTGTGGCGCGACAACCTGGAAGGGGGCCTCGATTACCTCAAGCGCGTCATCATCGACGACAGCCTGGGCCTGGGCGCCGAGCTGGAAGCGGACATGCAGCACGTGGTCGACACCTATGCCTGCGAGTGGAAGGAAGCCGTCTCCAACCCCGCCGTGCGCCAGCGCTTCCGCCACTTCGTCAACAGCGAGAAGAACGATGAAAACGTGGTGTTCGTGGAAGAGCGGGGCCAGATCCGGCCCGCCACGCCGATTGAACGCCGCAGCAGCGTGATCCCCATCCTTGCCGTGGAGGCTTGA
- the nirD gene encoding nitrite reductase small subunit NirD: MNAMNELSGTSADNWVAICPLTDIVPDTGVCALLQGRHVAVFRVGDAAPRVYAIDNVDPNAGASVLSRGLVGSIGERVVVASPIYKQHFDLASGECIEAPEHSVAAWPTRVLDGLVWVAI; encoded by the coding sequence ATGAATGCGATGAATGAACTGTCCGGCACCAGCGCCGACAACTGGGTCGCCATCTGCCCCTTGACCGACATCGTGCCCGACACGGGCGTGTGCGCGCTGCTGCAGGGGCGCCACGTGGCCGTGTTCCGCGTCGGCGATGCCGCGCCGCGCGTGTACGCCATCGACAATGTCGACCCGAACGCGGGTGCTTCCGTGCTGTCGCGGGGCCTGGTGGGCAGCATCGGCGAGCGCGTCGTGGTGGCGTCGCCGATTTACAAGCAGCATTTCGACCTGGCCAGCGGCGAGTGCATCGAGGCGCCCGAGCATTCGGTCGCCGCCTGGCCGACACGCGTGCTTGACGGCCTGGTCTGGGTGGCCATATGA
- a CDS encoding NAD(P)/FAD-dependent oxidoreductase, producing the protein MNTAARPSLVVVGNGMAGMRTVEELLKLAPDLYDITVFGAEPHGNYNRILLSPVLAGEKTVDDIMLHTRHWYAQNGITLHAGDPVVRIDRQARKVVARSGIEVRYDRLLLATGSTPFIVPVPGHALPGVIGFRDIADVDTMLQAARTHRHAVVIGGGLLGLEAANGLQRQGMDVTVVHMSGALMNQQLDAPASMLLKTALEARGLRFLMQAQTAEILGTDRVQGVRFSDGTSIPADLVVMTAGVRPNIALAQAAGLHCERAIVVDDCLQSYDPRVYAVGECVQHRRATFGLVAPIWEQARVCGAHLAGAGHRRYVQQASATKLKVTGIDLYSAGDILGGEGSEDLVLRDPRRGVYKRLVVQGSRLVGAVLYGEVQDGPWYFDLIQQRRDISALRSHLLFGQALCGQAA; encoded by the coding sequence ATGAACACCGCCGCACGGCCGTCTTTAGTCGTGGTCGGCAATGGCATGGCCGGCATGCGCACGGTCGAGGAGTTGCTGAAACTGGCGCCCGACCTGTACGACATCACCGTCTTCGGCGCCGAACCGCACGGCAATTACAACCGCATTTTGCTGTCGCCCGTGCTGGCCGGCGAAAAGACGGTGGACGACATCATGCTGCACACGCGCCACTGGTATGCGCAAAACGGCATCACCTTGCACGCGGGCGACCCCGTGGTGCGCATCGACCGCCAGGCGCGAAAGGTGGTGGCGCGGTCCGGCATCGAGGTGCGCTATGACCGCTTGCTGCTGGCAACGGGTTCGACGCCGTTCATCGTGCCCGTGCCGGGCCACGCGCTGCCCGGCGTGATCGGTTTTCGCGATATCGCCGACGTCGACACCATGCTGCAGGCGGCGCGCACGCACCGCCACGCGGTCGTCATCGGCGGCGGCTTGCTCGGGCTGGAAGCGGCCAACGGCCTGCAGCGCCAGGGCATGGATGTGACGGTGGTGCACATGAGCGGCGCCCTGATGAACCAGCAGCTGGACGCACCCGCATCGATGCTGCTGAAAACGGCGCTGGAAGCGCGCGGCCTGCGGTTTTTGATGCAGGCGCAAACGGCGGAAATCCTCGGCACCGACCGGGTGCAGGGCGTGCGCTTTTCCGATGGTACGTCGATCCCGGCCGACCTGGTGGTGATGACGGCCGGCGTGCGCCCGAACATCGCGCTGGCGCAAGCGGCCGGCCTGCACTGTGAACGGGCCATCGTCGTCGACGATTGCCTGCAAAGCTATGACCCGCGCGTGTATGCCGTGGGCGAATGCGTGCAGCACCGGCGCGCCACCTTCGGCCTGGTGGCGCCCATCTGGGAGCAGGCGCGCGTGTGCGGCGCCCACCTGGCCGGCGCCGGCCACCGGCGCTATGTGCAGCAGGCCAGCGCCACCAAACTGAAAGTGACGGGCATCGACCTGTACTCGGCCGGCGACATCCTCGGCGGCGAGGGCAGCGAAGACCTGGTGCTGCGCGATCCGCGCCGCGGTGTCTACAAGCGCCTGGTGGTGCAGGGCAGCCGCCTGGTGGGCGCCGTACTGTATGGCGAGGTGCAGGACGGTCCCTGGTATTTCGACCTGATCCAGCAGCGCCGCGACATCAGCGCGCTGCGCTCCCATTTATTGTTTGGCCAGGCCCTGTGCGGCCAGGCCGCCTGA
- a CDS encoding nitrate reductase has protein sequence MTIRTPVKTTCPYCGVGCGVEATRLPDGAIRIAGDASHPANLGRLCVKGSALGDTLDLENRLLQPQVRVDGVLQPASWDAALDRVAGGLRAIIDEHGPDAVALYVSGQLLTEDYYVANKFMKGYVGSANIDTNSRLCMSSAVAGHKRAFGEDIVPGCYEDLELADMVVLVGSNTAWCHPILFQRIARIRESRPEMKLVVIDPRRTATCELADLHLPVKPGTDVWLFNGLLCYLAQEGVIDDAFVTRHSSGLDAALAAAHMDCGDPLQVARICKVDPHALLAFYQAFAATRKVVTAFSQGVNQSSSGTDKVNSIINCHLATGRIGQPGMGPFSLTGQPNAMGGREVGGLANMLAAHLELDNPLHRDTVQTFWDSPRMANKPGLKAVELFHAIEAGKVKAVWIIATNPLVSMPDADQVRRALAKCELVVVSDISAESDTNAHADVLLPALGWGEKDGTVTNSERRISRQRAFLPVPGEARADWQVLCEVATRMGYAGFDFTSPQTIFAEHARLSTFRNGAETARLFNLAGLDKLDAAQYDALAPQQWPQGRARLFGDGRFAYADGRARFVPTPPRAPRNAPDAEYPLILNTGRVRDQWHTMTRTGKAAKLSGHVAEAFIDLHPQDALLYSVREGELARISSAWGAMVARVVHGGGIARGQVFVPIHWSDANASDARVGAVVNPVVDPVSGEPEFKHTPVRIEQFRVHWHAFVLSRTSLNLDGVAHWTRIQGEQFLRYELAGRQRIGDLGGWARALLGVTDDKADWLDYADASAGVYRAVHLDEGCIAQCVYVSPRPDLPSRSWLAGLFAHAQMDAADRAGVLLGQPIGKGVDAGPTVCSCFGVGRNTICAAIVEQELTTTAQVTACVKAGGNCGSCVPEIRQLLLEARSAA, from the coding sequence ATGACAATCCGCACGCCCGTAAAAACCACTTGCCCGTACTGCGGCGTCGGCTGCGGCGTGGAAGCGACACGCCTGCCCGATGGCGCCATCCGCATCGCCGGAGACGCCAGCCACCCCGCCAACCTGGGGCGCCTGTGCGTGAAAGGCTCGGCCCTGGGCGACACGCTGGACCTGGAGAACCGTTTGCTGCAGCCGCAAGTGCGCGTCGACGGCGTCTTGCAGCCAGCTTCCTGGGATGCAGCGCTGGACCGGGTGGCCGGCGGCTTGCGCGCCATCATCGATGAACACGGGCCCGACGCCGTCGCCCTGTACGTGTCGGGCCAGTTGCTGACGGAAGATTATTACGTGGCCAACAAGTTCATGAAAGGCTATGTGGGCAGCGCGAATATCGACACCAATTCGCGCCTGTGCATGTCGTCGGCCGTGGCGGGACACAAGCGCGCGTTCGGTGAAGACATCGTGCCGGGCTGCTATGAAGACCTGGAGCTGGCCGACATGGTGGTGCTGGTGGGGTCGAACACGGCCTGGTGCCATCCGATCCTGTTCCAGCGCATCGCCCGCATCCGCGAAAGCCGGCCGGAGATGAAACTGGTGGTGATCGACCCGCGCCGCACGGCCACCTGCGAGCTGGCCGATCTGCATTTGCCCGTGAAACCGGGCACCGACGTGTGGCTGTTCAACGGCTTGCTGTGCTACCTGGCGCAGGAAGGCGTGATCGACGATGCGTTCGTCACGCGCCACAGCTCGGGACTGGATGCGGCGCTGGCGGCCGCGCATATGGATTGCGGCGACCCGCTGCAGGTGGCGCGCATCTGCAAGGTCGACCCGCACGCCCTGCTGGCGTTTTACCAGGCGTTTGCCGCCACGCGCAAGGTCGTCACGGCCTTTTCGCAGGGCGTGAACCAGTCGTCGAGCGGCACGGACAAGGTCAACAGCATCATCAACTGCCACCTGGCGACGGGGCGCATCGGCCAGCCCGGCATGGGGCCGTTTTCGCTGACGGGCCAGCCGAACGCCATGGGCGGGCGCGAAGTGGGCGGCCTGGCCAACATGCTGGCGGCGCACCTGGAACTGGATAATCCGCTGCACCGCGACACGGTGCAAACCTTCTGGGACTCGCCGCGCATGGCGAACAAGCCGGGCCTGAAAGCGGTGGAACTGTTCCACGCGATCGAAGCGGGCAAGGTCAAAGCCGTGTGGATCATTGCCACCAATCCGCTGGTGAGCATGCCGGACGCGGACCAGGTGCGCCGCGCGCTGGCCAAGTGCGAGCTGGTGGTGGTGTCGGACATCAGCGCCGAATCGGACACGAACGCGCATGCCGACGTGCTGCTGCCCGCGCTGGGCTGGGGCGAGAAGGATGGCACGGTGACCAATTCGGAACGCCGCATCTCGCGCCAGCGCGCCTTCCTGCCGGTGCCCGGCGAGGCGCGCGCCGACTGGCAGGTGCTGTGCGAGGTGGCCACGCGCATGGGCTATGCCGGCTTCGATTTCACCTCGCCGCAAACGATTTTTGCCGAACACGCGCGCCTGTCCACCTTCCGCAACGGGGCGGAAACGGCGCGCCTGTTCAACCTGGCGGGCCTGGACAAGCTGGATGCGGCGCAATACGACGCGCTGGCGCCGCAGCAGTGGCCGCAGGGCAGGGCGCGCCTGTTCGGCGACGGCCGCTTCGCCTATGCGGACGGGCGCGCGCGCTTCGTGCCCACGCCGCCGCGCGCGCCGCGCAATGCTCCCGACGCAGAGTATCCGCTGATCCTGAACACGGGCCGGGTGCGCGACCAGTGGCATACGATGACGCGCACGGGCAAGGCGGCGAAATTGTCCGGTCACGTCGCCGAAGCGTTCATCGACCTCCATCCGCAGGATGCGCTGCTGTACAGCGTGCGCGAAGGCGAGCTGGCGCGCATTTCCAGCGCCTGGGGCGCGATGGTGGCGCGCGTCGTGCATGGCGGCGGCATCGCGCGCGGCCAGGTCTTCGTGCCGATTCACTGGAGCGACGCGAATGCCTCCGACGCGCGCGTGGGCGCCGTCGTCAACCCGGTCGTCGATCCCGTCTCGGGAGAACCCGAATTCAAGCACACCCCTGTGCGCATCGAGCAGTTCCGCGTGCACTGGCATGCGTTTGTGCTGAGCCGCACATCCTTGAACCTGGACGGCGTGGCGCACTGGACGCGCATCCAGGGCGAGCAATTCCTGCGCTATGAACTGGCGGGCCGCCAGCGCATCGGGGACCTGGGCGGCTGGGCGCGCGCGCTGCTCGGCGTCACGGACGACAAGGCCGACTGGCTCGATTACGCGGACGCCAGCGCCGGCGTGTACCGCGCCGTGCATCTGGATGAAGGGTGCATCGCGCAATGCGTGTACGTCTCGCCGCGTCCCGACCTGCCGTCGCGCAGCTGGCTGGCGGGCCTGTTTGCGCACGCGCAAATGGATGCGGCGGACCGCGCCGGCGTGCTGCTGGGCCAGCCCATCGGCAAGGGCGTCGACGCCGGTCCCACCGTGTGCTCGTGCTTTGGCGTGGGACGCAACACCATCTGCGCCGCCATCGTGGAGCAGGAGCTGACGACGACGGCGCAGGTGACGGCCTGCGTCAAGGCGGGTGGCAATTGCGGTTCCTGCGTGCCCGAGATACGACAGTTGCTGCTTGAGGCGCGCAGCGCGGCCTGA
- the cysC gene encoding adenylyl-sulfate kinase, translating to MTAAQHPTVWLTGLSGAGKTSIALALAQALKAQGRAVALLDGDQLRHGLNRDLGFTPQDRHENIRRTAEVARLMNGAGLTVIAAFISPYRADRAMAADIIGAAYFIEVHVSTPLAVCEARDPKGLYAQARAGQIGQFTGVSAPYEAPLAAALTLDAGTLALDESVERICRHLRQRP from the coding sequence ATGACAGCAGCACAACACCCCACGGTCTGGCTGACGGGCTTGAGCGGCGCCGGCAAGACCAGCATCGCGCTGGCGCTGGCGCAAGCGCTGAAGGCGCAGGGCCGCGCCGTGGCGCTGCTCGACGGCGACCAGCTGCGCCATGGCCTGAACCGCGACCTGGGTTTTACGCCGCAAGACCGGCATGAAAACATCCGCCGCACGGCCGAAGTGGCGCGCCTGATGAACGGGGCGGGCTTGACCGTCATCGCCGCCTTCATTTCGCCGTACCGCGCCGACCGCGCCATGGCCGCCGACATCATCGGCGCGGCGTATTTCATCGAAGTCCATGTCAGCACGCCGCTGGCCGTGTGCGAGGCGCGCGATCCGAAAGGCCTGTATGCGCAGGCGCGCGCGGGGCAGATCGGGCAATTCACGGGCGTTTCCGCGCCTTACGAGGCGCCGCTGGCGGCCGCGCTGACCCTGGACGCGGGCACCCTGGCGCTGGACGAGTCGGTTGAGCGCATCTGCCGGCACCTGCGGCAGCGGCCATGA
- a CDS encoding diguanylate cyclase domain-containing protein: MTTWRKRLRRRLPASLKARMSVVVFLLVLAAVASLALATLSVAERGMRDVTGRQQYVSLASAAVFIDEELDARRNVLRAIADSLAASGAHDGAGLQRFLAAQTVLGKEFYTAGVVAADGSLLASVGPFKPQAGMNLTGRPYFDQTLATRRSVISAPLNGSISGMPIVVVTQPVFDAQGAVRYVLAASVNLRQPDFLGRLGALRPGPGGYLYIMTNEGVIVEHPDKSRIMQHIDAHGPISEPTRRAMQGFEGWLTGTTTQGVDALFAYHRIAATGWILASVYPMSDAFAPLHAIRSKILLAAVLLAVLAGLAGWRVVLRLLQPLERMRRQVHQIRRQRLGIEALQIERRDEIGDLSRDFYSLVAEREIAEAQTRDSERRLKLLTDHVPVVIVYIDREHRYQFINATFEKWFGRSRKESMMQSIRDVLGEEAYQLREAYLRRAFSGEEVEYEFTIDGEGEAGRRAFQTSYVPDVGESGAVEGVYGLVHEITKTKAVHTALQFAAATDTLTGIANRRRFDEQLAQSMQRTRAARAPMALAYLDIDRFKAINDSLGHKTGDEVLKEFAARLVRSVRASDMVARLAGDEFVIIFEGVNSAAEVGQIGAKIIDAIRQPFELAGGPLPVTTSVGIAIFREGALTPAQLLDLADQALYAAKGQGRDGVALLEAAP, from the coding sequence ATGACGACCTGGCGCAAACGCTTGCGCCGCCGCTTGCCCGCCAGCCTGAAGGCGCGCATGAGCGTGGTCGTCTTCCTGCTCGTGCTGGCGGCCGTCGCCTCGCTGGCGCTGGCCACCCTGAGCGTGGCCGAGCGCGGCATGCGCGACGTGACGGGACGCCAGCAGTATGTATCGCTGGCCAGCGCCGCCGTTTTCATCGATGAAGAACTCGACGCCAGGCGCAATGTGCTGCGCGCCATCGCCGACAGCCTGGCGGCCAGCGGCGCGCACGATGGCGCCGGCCTGCAGCGCTTCCTGGCTGCGCAAACGGTGCTGGGCAAGGAGTTTTATACGGCCGGCGTGGTGGCCGCCGATGGCTCCCTGCTGGCCAGCGTGGGCCCCTTCAAGCCGCAGGCGGGGATGAACCTGACAGGCCGCCCGTATTTCGACCAGACGCTGGCGACCCGGCGTTCGGTGATTTCCGCGCCGCTTAACGGCAGCATTTCCGGCATGCCCATCGTGGTGGTGACGCAGCCCGTGTTCGACGCGCAGGGCGCCGTGCGTTATGTGCTGGCGGCCAGCGTGAACCTGCGCCAGCCCGATTTCCTGGGGCGCCTGGGCGCGCTCAGGCCGGGCCCGGGCGGCTATCTGTACATCATGACGAATGAAGGCGTCATCGTCGAGCATCCCGACAAGTCGCGCATCATGCAGCATATCGACGCGCATGGCCCCATCAGCGAACCGACGCGGCGCGCCATGCAGGGCTTCGAGGGCTGGCTCACGGGCACCACCACGCAAGGCGTCGATGCCTTGTTCGCCTACCACCGCATTGCCGCCACGGGCTGGATACTGGCGTCCGTCTATCCCATGAGCGACGCGTTCGCGCCACTGCACGCCATCCGCAGCAAGATCCTGCTGGCCGCCGTGTTGCTGGCGGTGCTGGCGGGACTGGCCGGCTGGCGCGTGGTGCTGCGCCTGTTGCAGCCTTTGGAGCGCATGCGTCGCCAGGTGCACCAGATCCGCCGCCAGCGCCTGGGTATCGAGGCGCTGCAGATCGAGCGGCGCGATGAAATCGGCGACTTGAGCCGCGATTTCTACTCGCTGGTGGCCGAGCGCGAAATCGCCGAGGCGCAGACGCGCGACAGCGAACGGCGCCTGAAGCTGCTGACGGACCATGTCCCTGTGGTGATCGTCTACATCGACCGCGAGCATCGCTACCAGTTCATCAACGCCACGTTTGAAAAATGGTTCGGCCGGTCGCGCAAGGAAAGCATGATGCAGTCGATACGCGACGTGCTGGGCGAAGAAGCGTATCAATTGCGCGAAGCCTACCTGCGGCGCGCCTTCTCGGGCGAGGAGGTCGAATATGAATTCACCATCGACGGCGAGGGGGAGGCGGGCCGGCGTGCCTTCCAGACCAGCTATGTGCCCGATGTGGGCGAGAGCGGCGCGGTGGAAGGCGTGTATGGCCTGGTCCACGAAATCACCAAGACCAAGGCGGTGCATACGGCGCTGCAGTTTGCCGCCGCCACCGACACGCTGACGGGCATCGCCAACCGGCGCCGCTTCGACGAACAGCTGGCGCAAAGCATGCAGCGCACGCGGGCTGCGCGCGCGCCGATGGCGCTGGCCTATCTCGATATCGACCGTTTCAAGGCCATCAACGACAGCCTGGGACACAAAACGGGCGACGAGGTGCTGAAGGAATTCGCCGCGCGCCTGGTGCGCAGCGTGCGCGCCAGCGACATGGTGGCACGCCTGGCCGGCGATGAATTCGTGATCATTTTCGAAGGCGTGAACAGCGCGGCAGAAGTGGGCCAGATCGGCGCAAAGATCATTGACGCCATCCGCCAGCCGTTTGAGCTGGCCGGCGGCCCGCTGCCGGTGACGACCAGCGTCGGCATCGCCATCTTCCGCGAAGGCGCGCTGACGCCGGCGCAGCTGCTGGACCTGGCCGACCAGGCCCTGTATGCCGCCAAGGGGCAGGGCCGCGATGGCGTGGCGCTGCTTGAGGCTGCGCCGTAG
- a CDS encoding pyridoxal-phosphate dependent enzyme, with amino-acid sequence MALHIETPLLNSRALSLHSERAIWLKLEALQPPGSFKIRGIGLACEEYARRGASRFISSSGGNAGIAVAYAGRQLGIPVIVVVPETTSARARALIAQEGAEVIVHGAAWQEANALAQSMLTPQDAFLHPFDDPLLWQGHAGMIDEVASAGLKPDAVVLSVGGGGLLAGVAEGLQRNGWDDVALVAVETEGAASLAAAVAARDHVALPAVSSIATSLAARQVCAQAYAISQTRLLHSVVVSDKAAVDACQRFIGDQRLVVEPACGAALAAVYGKVPELAPYRNVLVIVCGGVTATTRQLDHWTATL; translated from the coding sequence ATGGCCCTGCACATCGAAACCCCTCTGCTCAACTCGCGCGCCCTGAGCCTGCACAGCGAACGCGCCATCTGGCTCAAGCTCGAAGCCTTGCAGCCGCCCGGCTCCTTCAAGATCCGCGGCATCGGCCTCGCCTGCGAAGAATACGCGCGGCGCGGCGCCAGCCGTTTCATCTCTTCTTCCGGCGGCAATGCCGGCATCGCCGTCGCCTATGCGGGGCGCCAGCTGGGCATTCCCGTCATCGTCGTGGTGCCGGAAACGACCAGCGCGCGGGCCAGGGCCCTGATCGCCCAGGAAGGCGCCGAAGTCATCGTGCACGGCGCCGCCTGGCAAGAGGCGAACGCGCTGGCGCAATCCATGCTCACGCCGCAAGACGCTTTTTTGCATCCGTTCGACGACCCGCTGCTGTGGCAGGGCCACGCGGGCATGATCGATGAAGTGGCCAGCGCTGGCCTGAAACCGGACGCGGTGGTGCTGTCGGTGGGCGGCGGCGGCCTGCTGGCCGGCGTGGCCGAAGGCTTGCAGCGCAACGGCTGGGACGACGTGGCCCTGGTGGCCGTGGAAACCGAAGGCGCGGCCTCGCTGGCCGCCGCCGTGGCCGCGCGCGACCACGTGGCCCTGCCCGCCGTGAGCAGCATCGCCACTTCGCTGGCCGCGCGCCAGGTGTGCGCGCAAGCCTACGCCATCAGCCAGACGCGCCTGCTGCACAGCGTGGTGGTGTCGGACAAGGCCGCCGTCGATGCCTGCCAGCGCTTCATTGGCGACCAGCGCCTGGTGGTGGAGCCGGCCTGCGGCGCGGCGCTGGCCGCCGTCTACGGCAAGGTGCCGGAACTGGCGCCTTATCGCAATGTGCTGGTCATCGTCTGCGGCGGCGTCACGGCCACCACGCGGCAGCTCGACCACTGGACTGCCACTCTGTAA
- a CDS encoding MarR family winged helix-turn-helix transcriptional regulator, with protein sequence MSHNFETAASPQAAHSNSVPVSELEAHLGYWLRFVSNHVSHSFQKKAEANGVTVSEWVVLREMFRLGCTSPTVLAQVSGMSKGAVSKLIDRLESKGMVSKSILLADRRQHSIELTTEGEALVPVLAEMADQNDEEFFGKLPRQLRDDLLEAMKEVARTHQLKSAPLN encoded by the coding sequence ATGAGCCATAATTTTGAAACGGCCGCCTCGCCGCAAGCCGCCCATTCCAACAGCGTTCCCGTCAGCGAGCTGGAAGCCCATCTCGGCTACTGGCTGCGTTTCGTCTCCAACCACGTTTCCCACAGCTTCCAGAAAAAAGCGGAAGCCAACGGCGTGACGGTGTCCGAATGGGTGGTGCTGCGCGAAATGTTCCGCCTGGGCTGCACCTCGCCCACGGTGCTGGCGCAAGTGTCCGGCATGAGCAAGGGCGCCGTCTCGAAGCTGATCGACCGCCTGGAAAGCAAGGGCATGGTCAGCAAGTCCATCCTGCTGGCCGACCGCCGCCAGCATTCGATCGAACTGACCACGGAAGGCGAAGCGCTGGTGCCCGTGCTGGCCGAGATGGCCGACCAGAACGACGAGGAATTCTTCGGCAAGCTACCGCGCCAGCTGCGCGACGACCTGCTCGAGGCGATGAAGGAAGTGGCGCGCACGCATCAGCTCAAGAGCGCGCCCCTGAATTAA